The following coding sequences lie in one Cyanobacteriota bacterium genomic window:
- a CDS encoding peptidoglycan DD-metalloendopeptidase family protein, whose translation MQSTQVSSAINTHRNDKLFSSRPDSVSLNTGRPTNNDIHEAPKLVLGNPPEDANKIGQETRNKAIKEMKFNFMDIFKPHQAFMKLVNKLLYQPQKIHPLNLAMKFQELKNAGLPMEDQFIKTKDDQYIRMWFAQNSKANAMTKIYFHGNAGDITSFTDQAIQDYQDGYNVCMASYRGYSGTNGIPTEQGLINDGLAIFEELIDRRGIAAETIDIKAHSLGAAVAIHAIEQRNRERNPAYYKEMKNIKSIADLDKLIIERFNHLTLGSTFVSIKELARDKFKFIPNFIKQLLTKNIWDNKGKIRLLSNIKHIRFLHGDKDQVIPLRHGQELQQFVRGLGMPSEIIIAEGADHDNVSATLSKQGKLYAIKALIPYQGHYNHITNPLSHSEKYAAEHAVDVCTPIGSPISAMRDGTVIDVQDQFEEHPQDFRAEADEKILEKLSQKTNYILIKGEDGLIQTYLHVQQASSKVKVGDKVKAGQEICSSGHNGATTEPHIHLEISIEDESAPNDKVSLPIQFTTTL comes from the coding sequence ATGCAGAGTACTCAAGTAAGTTCTGCCATAAATACTCATCGAAATGACAAGCTTTTTTCATCAAGGCCAGACTCTGTTTCGCTTAATACCGGACGCCCCACTAACAATGATATCCATGAAGCACCCAAACTTGTATTAGGTAATCCTCCAGAAGATGCCAACAAGATTGGACAAGAAACTAGAAACAAAGCAATCAAAGAAATGAAATTTAACTTCATGGATATTTTCAAACCACATCAAGCCTTTATGAAGCTTGTTAACAAACTTCTTTATCAACCACAAAAAATACACCCTCTTAATTTAGCCATGAAATTCCAAGAATTGAAAAATGCAGGCTTACCAATGGAAGATCAATTTATCAAAACAAAAGACGATCAATATATAAGGATGTGGTTTGCCCAAAATTCAAAAGCTAATGCAATGACCAAAATTTATTTCCATGGCAACGCTGGAGATATAACTAGCTTTACTGATCAAGCAATTCAAGACTACCAAGATGGTTACAATGTCTGCATGGCAAGCTATAGAGGCTATTCTGGAACTAATGGTATTCCAACTGAACAAGGCTTGATTAATGATGGACTTGCTATATTTGAAGAATTAATAGATAGACGTGGTATTGCAGCTGAGACTATTGATATTAAAGCTCATTCACTTGGCGCGGCTGTAGCTATTCATGCTATTGAGCAAAGGAATAGAGAACGTAACCCTGCTTACTACAAAGAAATGAAGAATATTAAATCAATAGCTGATTTAGATAAACTGATTATAGAACGCTTTAATCATCTCACACTAGGCTCGACGTTTGTGAGCATTAAAGAACTAGCAAGAGATAAGTTTAAATTTATACCAAACTTCATCAAACAATTACTCACAAAAAACATTTGGGACAACAAAGGTAAAATCAGACTACTCTCCAATATAAAACATATTAGATTTCTTCATGGAGACAAGGATCAAGTTATTCCTCTTAGACACGGGCAAGAATTACAACAGTTTGTTCGAGGATTGGGAATGCCATCAGAAATAATAATCGCTGAAGGAGCTGATCATGATAATGTCTCTGCAACCCTATCAAAACAAGGTAAACTCTATGCGATCAAAGCTTTAATACCGTATCAAGGACATTACAATCATATAACCAACCCTCTTTCTCACAGTGAAAAATATGCTGCAGAACATGCCGTTGATGTTTGTACGCCAATAGGTAGTCCAATATCTGCAATGAGAGATGGTACCGTAATTGATGTTCAAGATCAGTTTGAAGAACATCCTCAAGATTTTAGAGCAGAAGCTGATGAAAAAATATTAGAAAAACTCTCTCAAAAAACTAACTACATTTTAATCAAAGGAGAGGATGGCTTAATACAAACCTATCTGCACGTACAACAGGCTAGCTCTAAAGTCAAAGTTGGCGACAAAGTCAAAGCTGGACAAGAAATCTGCAGCAGTGGTCACAATGGTGCAACAACTGAACCACATATTCATTTGGAAATATCTATTGAGGATGAATCAGCACCAAATGACAAGGTTTCTCTACCAATCCAGTTTACAACAACCCTCTAA
- a CDS encoding 4Fe-4S binding protein, with product MHQTKPKHLKHLEEHKFHKLIIGAALKDYKTIEEYSQLFTHAGADVIDISAFPHSVISAKQGIANALKEDANLTVPLIMVSVNIGQDPHFRRIELQEENCTECLACVPTCPSGAFQNNEFSYNDDLCFGCSLCLPSCHFDALKFTNWSAFETKSLIELQELGARAIEIHLNNDLHAFSEFYKSIPEFELESFCIGSGQMDPAQLVKAAETIIQEVKNKHDAAKALIIQVDGKAMSGAAEQNTDIVSIEAAKSIMHLQSDTVFIQLAGGITDQSFTKAFKAGVKVNGVAIGSYARKKISTIRKFSNKIEFAAKLVQNPGTQSLDN from the coding sequence TTGCACCAAACCAAACCTAAACACCTAAAGCATCTGGAAGAACACAAGTTCCACAAACTAATAATTGGTGCAGCACTCAAGGATTATAAAACGATAGAAGAGTACTCTCAGCTCTTCACTCATGCTGGAGCCGATGTAATAGATATTTCTGCTTTCCCGCATTCTGTTATTTCTGCTAAACAAGGAATCGCTAATGCACTTAAAGAAGATGCTAATTTAACAGTGCCATTAATAATGGTTAGTGTGAATATAGGACAAGACCCCCACTTCAGACGTATAGAACTTCAAGAAGAAAACTGCACTGAGTGTTTGGCATGTGTCCCAACTTGTCCTTCTGGGGCTTTTCAAAATAACGAGTTTAGCTACAATGATGATTTATGTTTTGGCTGCTCTCTCTGCCTACCGAGTTGCCACTTTGACGCACTCAAATTCACAAACTGGTCAGCTTTTGAAACCAAGTCACTAATTGAGCTTCAAGAGCTTGGAGCAAGAGCAATTGAAATCCATCTCAATAATGACCTTCATGCCTTTAGTGAATTCTATAAATCAATTCCAGAATTTGAGCTAGAGTCATTTTGTATTGGCTCTGGGCAAATGGACCCAGCTCAATTAGTCAAAGCAGCTGAAACTATAATCCAGGAAGTCAAAAACAAACATGATGCAGCTAAAGCATTAATTATCCAGGTTGACGGCAAAGCAATGTCAGGTGCCGCTGAGCAGAACACTGACATCGTAAGTATCGAAGCAGCTAAATCAATAATGCATTTGCAAAGTGATACCGTATTTATTCAATTAGCTGGTGGTATCACTGACCAGAGTTTTACTAAAGCATTTAAAGCAGGTGTCAAAGTCAATGGAGTTGCAATTGGATCTTACGCACGCAAAAAAATATCTACTATAAGGAAGTTCTCAAACAAAATAGAATTCGCCGCAAAACTAGTGCAAAACCCGGGAACACAGAGCCTTGATAATTAA
- a CDS encoding AAA family ATPase, whose product MMVDIRNDDVAEIIELLPVTIQKILKEHDLSRLIEIVIDLGRIPEARFAKNKTILLGETSATKDTIKNITSQIGEFDHSNRTGLEGTLHRISCVKNKNNIVIGLTMRIGRSIFGTIQIIKDYLDQNKSVLLLGPPGVGKTTMLREIAHHLSTQKEKRVVVIDTSNEIAGDSDIPHAAIGRSRRMQLPYDKKQHDVMIEAVENHTPEVIVIDEIGTKEDAEAARTIAERGVTLVGTAHGINIENVIQNPTLSDLVGGIQCVTLGDEEAKKRGTRKTILERASKPTFDICIEIIDKYTVNVHKNVANSVDAILRESPIHPELRKRDKETDEVTILERAETQAGVAELPFHKDSMTIAIYPYAISKSLLKRAASTYSEIKFSIVNTLDDADVVFALKSYTSADSKIFKITESKNLTIKIVDENSLGKISQSLEQLVIDLPYIDKDWNNAQGGIADLESIKLAKRAI is encoded by the coding sequence ATGATGGTAGATATTAGGAACGACGACGTAGCTGAAATCATCGAGCTACTCCCAGTGACAATACAAAAGATACTCAAAGAACATGACCTCAGCAGACTAATAGAAATAGTAATCGACCTTGGCAGAATCCCCGAAGCCAGATTTGCAAAAAACAAAACAATACTACTAGGTGAGACAAGCGCCACCAAAGACACCATTAAAAATATAACAAGCCAGATCGGAGAATTCGATCACTCAAATAGAACAGGACTCGAAGGCACATTACACAGAATAAGTTGTGTCAAAAACAAAAATAACATAGTAATAGGATTAACAATGCGAATTGGCAGATCCATCTTTGGCACCATTCAAATCATCAAAGACTATTTAGACCAAAATAAATCTGTACTACTCTTGGGTCCTCCAGGTGTAGGCAAAACTACTATGTTAAGAGAGATTGCTCATCACCTTTCAACTCAAAAGGAAAAACGTGTAGTTGTCATAGATACATCAAACGAGATTGCAGGAGACAGTGATATACCACACGCAGCAATCGGCAGATCGCGTAGAATGCAATTACCATACGACAAGAAACAACACGATGTAATGATTGAAGCTGTTGAAAACCATACACCAGAAGTCATTGTTATTGATGAGATCGGAACCAAAGAAGATGCCGAAGCAGCAAGAACAATCGCAGAACGTGGTGTAACGCTAGTTGGAACGGCTCATGGTATCAATATAGAAAACGTAATCCAGAATCCAACTCTTAGTGATTTGGTTGGTGGAATACAATGCGTTACTCTTGGCGACGAAGAAGCCAAAAAGCGCGGTACCCGCAAAACCATATTAGAGAGAGCTTCTAAACCAACTTTTGATATTTGTATTGAGATCATTGATAAATATACAGTCAATGTGCACAAGAATGTAGCCAATAGTGTTGACGCGATATTACGTGAATCACCAATACATCCAGAACTGCGCAAGCGCGATAAGGAAACAGACGAAGTTACTATTTTAGAAAGAGCAGAGACACAAGCAGGTGTTGCAGAGTTACCTTTTCACAAAGATAGTATGACAATTGCTATTTATCCTTACGCGATCAGTAAATCATTACTCAAAAGAGCAGCAAGCACTTATAGCGAAATCAAATTCTCTATAGTGAACACGCTTGATGACGCTGATGTGGTTTTTGCACTCAAGAGTTACACAAGCGCTGATTCCAAGATCTTTAAGATCACAGAATCAAAAAACCTAACAATCAAGATTGTCGATGAGAATTCACTAGGCAAAATTAGCCAAAGCCTGGAGCAGTTGGTTATTGACCTTCCTTATATAGACAAAGACTGGAATAATGCACAAGGTGGTATTGCAGACCTTGAGAGCATTAAGCTAGCAAAGCGAGCTATATAA
- the uvrB gene encoding excinuclease ABC subunit UvrB, with protein MQETKQDHFKVQSKFEPAGDQPKVIEEIVQRVKDAVPRQTLLGITGSGKTFTMAKIIELTQKPALVLAHNKTLAGQLCNEFKEFFPENRVEYFISYYDYYQPESYIPHSDTFIEKTAKVNDDIDRMRYSTTRSIFERDDVIVVASVSCIYGLGIPELYFKSAILLEVGMLIDLKEFLNQLVGIQYRRNDTQITRGLFRVRGEIIEIHQADEERILRIEFFGDEIERLAYVDRLTGEILELMEEVKVFPAKHYVTDEDTLERAVKQIEKELEDKVNEFKKQGKDVEAQRILQRTRYDIEMIKEVGYCNGIENYSRILEEREPGSSPKVLIDYMNRRYGEDGWICFIDESHMTLPQLRAMYYGDLSRKSVLVDYGFRLPCAIDNRPLKYEEFDSRAKQIIYVSATPGEEELERSPEPTELIIRPTGLVDPELEIHETKGQVDKLIEEIKIRTARSLDPEQYHAADATMYFPKNEKVIVNTLTKKMAEDLSEYLVEHEIAARYLHSEIKSLDRIKLLNDLRKDEYDVLVGVNLLREGIDLPEVSLVCIMDADKEGFLRNYRTLIQMIGRAARNSKSKVIMFADRTTDSMAKAIDETDRRRAMQVAHNIEHCIIPRTVLKPVSNPILDAFDKLDEEQRIAASALFDSMLTKPLAQMSKRDLIQAIDKLEDEMKDAAKSLDFENAALYRDHLKSLREKLEEK; from the coding sequence GTGCAAGAAACAAAGCAAGACCACTTTAAAGTCCAAAGCAAGTTTGAGCCAGCTGGTGATCAACCCAAAGTTATTGAAGAAATAGTCCAAAGGGTTAAAGACGCAGTTCCAAGACAGACTTTGTTGGGGATCACAGGTTCTGGTAAGACTTTTACGATGGCCAAGATTATTGAGCTGACTCAAAAACCGGCTTTGGTTTTGGCACACAACAAAACTTTGGCTGGGCAGCTTTGTAATGAGTTCAAGGAATTCTTCCCAGAGAATAGGGTTGAGTATTTTATTAGTTACTATGATTATTACCAGCCAGAGAGCTATATCCCTCACTCTGACACCTTTATAGAGAAGACGGCTAAAGTCAATGATGATATTGATAGAATGAGGTATTCAACCACCAGGTCAATTTTTGAAAGAGATGATGTGATAGTGGTCGCATCGGTGAGTTGTATTTATGGTTTGGGGATTCCTGAGTTGTATTTCAAGTCAGCGATCTTGCTTGAAGTCGGCATGTTGATTGACTTGAAGGAATTCTTGAATCAATTGGTTGGAATTCAATATCGCCGCAATGATACTCAGATCACTCGTGGTTTGTTTCGAGTTCGTGGTGAGATTATTGAGATTCATCAGGCTGATGAAGAAAGAATCCTCCGGATAGAATTTTTTGGAGATGAAATTGAAAGGCTCGCCTACGTTGACCGGCTCACTGGTGAGATTTTGGAGTTGATGGAAGAAGTTAAGGTTTTTCCTGCTAAGCATTATGTCACTGATGAAGATACTTTGGAAAGAGCAGTTAAACAAATTGAAAAAGAGCTTGAAGATAAGGTTAATGAGTTTAAAAAACAAGGCAAGGATGTCGAAGCTCAAAGAATCTTGCAACGAACCAGATATGACATTGAGATGATCAAAGAAGTAGGTTATTGCAATGGTATTGAGAATTATTCGCGAATATTAGAAGAACGTGAACCAGGATCTTCTCCCAAGGTTTTGATTGATTATATGAATCGCCGTTATGGAGAGGATGGTTGGATTTGCTTCATTGATGAGTCGCATATGACATTGCCTCAATTAAGAGCGATGTATTATGGTGACTTAAGTCGCAAGTCTGTTTTAGTTGACTATGGTTTTCGTTTACCTTGTGCAATTGACAACAGACCTCTTAAATATGAAGAGTTTGATTCAAGAGCCAAGCAGATTATTTATGTCTCTGCTACTCCTGGTGAAGAAGAGCTAGAGCGCAGTCCTGAACCAACTGAATTGATAATTAGACCAACTGGTTTGGTTGATCCAGAGCTTGAGATTCACGAAACCAAAGGACAAGTTGATAAATTAATTGAAGAAATTAAGATCCGTACCGCAAGGTCACTTGATCCTGAGCAATATCATGCAGCCGATGCGACCATGTATTTCCCGAAGAACGAAAAAGTGATAGTTAATACTTTAACCAAAAAGATGGCAGAGGATTTGAGTGAGTATTTGGTTGAACATGAAATAGCTGCTCGTTATTTACATAGTGAAATCAAGTCACTTGATCGAATTAAATTATTGAACGATTTGCGTAAAGATGAGTACGATGTTTTGGTCGGTGTGAATTTGTTAAGAGAGGGGATTGATCTACCAGAGGTTTCGCTTGTTTGTATTATGGATGCCGACAAAGAAGGATTCTTGAGAAATTACCGTACTTTGATTCAGATGATTGGTAGAGCTGCGCGTAACTCCAAGTCTAAAGTAATTATGTTTGCAGACAGGACTACAGATAGTATGGCAAAAGCGATTGATGAAACTGATAGACGTAGAGCAATGCAAGTTGCTCATAATATTGAACACTGTATAATTCCTCGAACTGTTTTAAAACCTGTTTCTAATCCAATTCTTGATGCTTTTGATAAGTTGGATGAAGAGCAAAGAATAGCAGCTAGTGCTTTATTTGATAGCATGCTCACTAAACCACTGGCTCAAATGTCCAAGCGTGATTTGATACAAGCTATTGATAAGCTCGAGGATGAAATGAAAGATGCTGCAAAATCTTTAGACTTTGAGAATGCTGCTCTTTATAGAGATCATTTGAAATCGCTTAGAGAGAAACTGGAAGAAAAATAA
- the folD gene encoding bifunctional methylenetetrahydrofolate dehydrogenase/methenyltetrahydrofolate cyclohydrolase FolD: MTAEIKSQNIDGKGIAETIHAELKAKIAAKVGAHPELRAPGLAVILVGDDPASSFYVNKKQQSCAAVGIQSFKTVLPKETTREELIGTIEKYNADPKVDGILLQLPLPEAIRPDTQEIIDHINFNKDVDGLTTYNLGLLVVNDRKAIYPCTPKGCMELLKRTGIELQGAKVLVIGRSTLVGKPISLMLNQANATVTMAHSRTKNLEAELAAADIVIPAIGVPEFVKGANLKPGAVVIDVGINSITRDGKKRLVGDMDFSSAQGIASHITPVPGGVGPMTVAMLLSNCFELYERA; the protein is encoded by the coding sequence ATGACGGCAGAAATTAAATCACAGAACATAGATGGCAAAGGAATTGCAGAGACAATCCATGCCGAACTCAAAGCCAAAATCGCAGCCAAAGTTGGAGCACACCCAGAACTAAGAGCACCTGGACTTGCGGTGATTTTAGTTGGTGATGATCCAGCTAGTAGTTTTTATGTCAATAAAAAACAACAGTCATGTGCAGCAGTTGGAATTCAATCATTCAAAACAGTTCTTCCCAAAGAAACCACTAGAGAAGAATTGATTGGCACTATCGAAAAATACAACGCTGATCCCAAAGTAGATGGGATTTTGCTTCAGTTACCTTTGCCTGAAGCAATCAGACCAGATACACAAGAAATTATTGATCATATCAACTTCAATAAGGATGTCGATGGTTTAACAACTTACAATCTTGGACTTTTAGTTGTCAATGATCGCAAAGCTATTTATCCATGCACACCTAAGGGCTGTATGGAACTACTCAAAAGAACTGGCATAGAACTTCAAGGTGCCAAAGTCCTTGTAATTGGCAGAAGCACTCTTGTTGGCAAACCAATTAGCCTAATGCTCAACCAAGCCAATGCCACAGTCACCATGGCACATAGTAGAACTAAGAACCTAGAAGCAGAGCTTGCAGCTGCTGACATTGTCATACCTGCAATTGGAGTACCGGAGTTTGTCAAAGGCGCTAATCTCAAACCAGGAGCTGTCGTCATTGATGTTGGAATCAATAGCATCACAAGAGATGGCAAAAAGAGACTGGTTGGAGATATGGACTTCTCCTCAGCCCAAGGTATCGCTTCACATATTACGCCCGTACCTGGCGGGGTTGGACCAATGACAGTTGCGATGTTATTGAGTAATTGTTTTGAGCTTTACGAAAGGGCTTAG
- the ndhC gene encoding NADH-quinone oxidoreductase subunit A codes for MVNGQIGLIAALALVNGLVLLGLSAGIQKVFGIADPGGVKNESYECGMKPAMDAVVQFDIKYYLFAILFIIFDVEFVFLMPWASLFNASPTGSRGFIIIEAFVFVAILMFGLIYAWKKGALNWHQDSH; via the coding sequence ATGGTCAACGGACAAATTGGATTAATAGCAGCTCTAGCACTAGTCAATGGCCTGGTTTTACTAGGACTTAGTGCAGGCATTCAAAAAGTTTTTGGGATTGCTGATCCGGGTGGTGTCAAAAATGAATCCTATGAGTGTGGTATGAAACCAGCGATGGATGCTGTCGTTCAATTTGATATCAAATACTACTTATTTGCTATCCTCTTTATTATTTTTGATGTTGAATTTGTTTTCTTAATGCCTTGGGCAAGCTTGTTTAATGCTAGTCCAACTGGTAGTCGTGGATTTATAATTATTGAAGCCTTTGTTTTTGTTGCTATTTTGATGTTTGGATTAATTTATGCCTGGAAGAAAGGTGCGCTAAACTGGCACCAAGACTCTCACTAA
- a CDS encoding peroxiredoxin-like family protein yields the protein MKGKMAENDNRVVYERIEFLKDELINDLHPKTLKSIQDKINLLKSSSISNDFLKIGDRAPDFVIANPVGKKIKLSHLVKNGKLVLSFIRGGWCPYCYLELRAYQKILTQIQALGAGVIAISSERPDYCLNTMDRNALRFEVLSDSGNKVAQKYNLVYKSESDIDLWSELGLSTTVTDGDLSYELPVPATYIVDENMIIRYAFANPDYRYRAKPIDVLNILTGLKSLN from the coding sequence GTGAAGGGGAAAATGGCAGAAAATGACAATCGCGTAGTATACGAAAGAATAGAGTTTCTCAAAGATGAGTTGATAAACGACTTGCATCCCAAGACACTCAAAAGTATTCAAGACAAAATTAATTTACTGAAGTCGTCATCGATTTCAAATGATTTCTTAAAAATAGGAGACCGAGCACCCGATTTTGTAATTGCAAATCCGGTCGGTAAAAAAATCAAACTTAGTCATTTGGTAAAAAACGGTAAATTGGTTTTGAGTTTTATTCGTGGAGGTTGGTGTCCATACTGCTATTTAGAACTTCGCGCTTATCAAAAAATACTGACTCAAATTCAAGCACTAGGTGCGGGCGTAATTGCAATTTCCTCAGAACGACCCGATTATTGCTTGAATACTATGGACCGAAATGCTTTGCGCTTTGAGGTTCTAAGTGATAGTGGAAATAAGGTAGCTCAAAAATATAATCTCGTTTACAAATCTGAATCCGATATTGATCTTTGGAGTGAACTTGGCTTAAGTACAACAGTTACAGACGGTGATTTGTCTTATGAGCTACCTGTTCCCGCCACTTATATTGTTGATGAAAACATGATTATAAGATACGCCTTTGCAAATCCTGATTATAGGTATCGGGCGAAACCAATAGATGTACTTAACATACTGACTGGTTTAAAGAGTTTGAATTGA
- a CDS encoding LysR family transcriptional regulator: MSLSYDEIETLITVVEMGSFRAAGLKLHKAQSSISYSIKKIETDLRVRIFDRDGQKASLTEAGKVVYNKSLAIYKINQEISAFGQSLVGGVETKINLVVSAVTPTPVLMEIFKEFNSAYPQTSIELIFKTFGEPTEMLMAGEADLVVTSCKTHINTTERYKWNTIEFLPVTSADHEAANPELAEEELHNLTYLVVGGRSTLAKKLPASVVENANVWNITDFLIKKELLINGLGWGYMPRQLIARELNEELLVKVPAKNIMYKQLDLVRKESPYHGKASQFLWTLFLKYCNNTNPKPLAIDFKRAKHAWAGLNSQHILQSNQFPG, translated from the coding sequence TTGTCGTTAAGCTATGATGAGATAGAGACTTTGATTACTGTCGTTGAGATGGGTAGCTTTAGAGCAGCCGGGCTCAAATTGCACAAAGCACAATCATCTATCAGTTATTCAATTAAAAAAATAGAAACTGACCTAAGAGTCAGAATTTTTGATCGTGACGGACAGAAAGCTAGTCTCACTGAAGCCGGCAAAGTTGTTTATAATAAATCACTTGCTATTTACAAAATCAATCAAGAGATAAGTGCCTTTGGTCAATCTCTTGTTGGTGGAGTTGAAACCAAAATCAATTTGGTAGTTTCAGCCGTAACACCAACTCCTGTCTTGATGGAGATCTTTAAAGAATTCAACTCTGCCTACCCGCAAACAAGTATAGAACTGATATTCAAAACATTTGGAGAGCCGACCGAGATGCTGATGGCAGGTGAAGCTGACTTAGTTGTCACTTCATGCAAAACACATATCAACACAACTGAAAGATATAAATGGAACACAATTGAATTCTTGCCGGTGACAAGCGCTGATCATGAAGCTGCAAATCCAGAACTTGCTGAAGAAGAATTACATAATCTCACTTACTTAGTTGTTGGTGGTAGATCCACTCTAGCTAAAAAGCTGCCAGCATCAGTAGTAGAGAATGCCAATGTTTGGAATATTACTGATTTTTTGATTAAAAAAGAACTGCTTATTAATGGTCTAGGTTGGGGTTATATGCCTAGGCAACTAATCGCAAGAGAATTAAATGAAGAACTATTAGTTAAAGTACCAGCCAAAAACATCATGTACAAACAACTTGATTTAGTTCGCAAAGAATCTCCTTATCATGGTAAAGCAAGTCAGTTTCTTTGGACTTTGTTTTTAAAATACTGCAATAATACAAATCCAAAGCCACTAGCAATAGATTTCAAAAGAGCTAAGCACGCATGGGCAGGACTAAATTCTCAACATATTTTGCAATCAAATCAATTTCCAGGTTAA
- a CDS encoding riboflavin synthase, which yields MFTGLIEEQGIISKLERAGSNLNIEVAARLVLEDMKLGDSIAIDGVCQTVTKIESQCFEVTAIDETLKLTNFNNYKPGTQVNLERCLRASDRLGGHIVQGHVDAVARLISVESVDGSYELIIEIPAESTKYVIHKGSICFNGISLTVAAINGNQVKVCIIPKTWEMTNLSKLELGSSLNLEIDLIAKYVENLVLPMRA from the coding sequence ATGTTCACCGGATTAATAGAAGAACAAGGCATTATAAGCAAACTTGAAAGAGCAGGAAGCAACTTGAATATAGAAGTTGCAGCTAGACTCGTGCTTGAAGACATGAAGCTTGGGGACAGTATTGCGATTGATGGGGTATGTCAGACTGTTACTAAGATTGAGTCTCAGTGCTTTGAGGTAACTGCTATTGATGAGACCCTCAAGCTAACCAATTTCAATAATTATAAACCAGGCACTCAAGTCAATCTTGAAAGATGTTTGAGAGCGAGTGATCGATTAGGCGGTCATATAGTTCAAGGGCACGTGGATGCTGTTGCGCGTTTGATTAGTGTGGAGTCTGTTGATGGTAGTTATGAGTTAATAATCGAAATCCCTGCAGAGTCAACCAAGTATGTAATCCACAAAGGATCGATTTGTTTTAATGGTATCAGCCTTACTGTTGCTGCAATTAATGGCAATCAAGTCAAGGTTTGTATCATTCCGAAAACATGGGAGATGACCAACTTGTCTAAGTTGGAACTGGGTTCTAGTCTTAACCTGGAAATTGATTTGATTGCAAAATATGTTGAGAATTTAGTCCTGCCCATGCGTGCTTAG
- a CDS encoding peptidylprolyl isomerase, producing MKLKTWILALVLMLGFAGYSIAQEIKKEKKDMTSELIEQVAKEQTKANPVVSLETDKGEIQIELFMDDAPITAGNFKDLVERKFYNGLTFHRLISGFMIQGGCPLGNGTGNFVDPETKKTRYIKHEWTGKHPHNKAGIVAMARTSDPNSASSQFFIDLGPQPFLNPGGSDPYGYAVFGQVVSGMDVVHLIMKENVPPSPGSDGTANPVHIKTAKVI from the coding sequence ATGAAATTGAAAACATGGATTTTAGCGCTTGTACTTATGCTTGGTTTTGCAGGTTACAGCATAGCTCAAGAAATAAAGAAGGAAAAGAAAGATATGACATCAGAATTAATAGAACAAGTTGCCAAAGAGCAAACAAAAGCAAACCCAGTTGTTTCATTAGAAACAGACAAGGGCGAAATCCAAATCGAGTTGTTTATGGATGATGCACCGATTACTGCTGGCAATTTCAAAGATCTTGTAGAGCGTAAGTTCTATAATGGTTTGACTTTTCATAGATTAATTTCTGGTTTCATGATTCAGGGTGGTTGCCCGCTTGGCAACGGTACTGGTAACTTCGTTGATCCAGAAACTAAGAAGACAAGATATATTAAGCATGAATGGACAGGTAAGCACCCACACAATAAAGCGGGTATAGTAGCGATGGCAAGAACTTCAGATCCTAATTCAGCAAGCTCACAGTTCTTTATTGATCTTGGACCGCAACCATTTTTAAATCCAGGCGGTTCTGATCCTTATGGATATGCTGTATTTGGACAAGTAGTTAGTGGAATGGATGTAGTGCACCTTATAATGAAAGAAAACGTGCCACCTTCACCAGGTTCTGACGGGACTGCTAATCCAGTTCATATTAAGACTGCCAAAGTTATTTAA